The following are from one region of the Streptomyces tuirus genome:
- a CDS encoding N-acetylglucosamine kinase: MQDSTPYAVGIDVGGTKTHVRAAADGAGVVDHVRGSAGWRPHDAGAAADWLAEVIAVALPSSPRLSALAVGGHACETPRQCAGIRAALQERLGVPALVVGDAELLVPAAGLEKGVGLVAGTGSVAVGRLPGGEAVQVGGWGAVLGDEGGAAGLVREAARAVWAAHDRGEEPDALATGLVAAFGVAEVPALGAALEAATDVSAEWGRHSPAVFAAAEAGSPLARAVIAEGGRALAGLVVRLAARGVPVDDVVVAGGTVLAQSALYEAFTAALAESLPGTRTQPLRVPPVEGALALARSLP, translated from the coding sequence GTGCAGGACTCCACGCCTTACGCGGTCGGTATCGACGTGGGCGGCACCAAGACGCACGTGCGCGCTGCCGCGGACGGCGCGGGCGTCGTCGATCATGTCCGCGGCAGTGCGGGCTGGCGCCCGCACGACGCCGGGGCCGCCGCCGACTGGCTGGCCGAGGTGATCGCCGTCGCCCTGCCCTCCTCTCCACGGCTGTCCGCTCTCGCCGTGGGCGGTCACGCCTGCGAGACGCCACGCCAGTGCGCGGGCATCCGCGCCGCCCTTCAGGAGCGGCTGGGGGTGCCCGCGCTCGTCGTGGGCGACGCCGAGCTGCTCGTTCCCGCCGCGGGGCTGGAGAAGGGCGTGGGTCTGGTCGCCGGTACCGGTTCGGTCGCGGTGGGGCGGTTGCCCGGCGGCGAGGCGGTCCAGGTAGGCGGCTGGGGCGCGGTGCTCGGCGACGAGGGCGGAGCGGCCGGTCTCGTCCGGGAGGCCGCGCGGGCCGTCTGGGCCGCGCACGACCGGGGCGAGGAGCCCGACGCGCTGGCGACCGGGCTGGTCGCCGCGTTCGGGGTGGCCGAGGTGCCCGCGCTCGGCGCCGCCCTGGAGGCCGCCACGGACGTCTCGGCGGAGTGGGGCCGCCACTCCCCCGCCGTGTTCGCCGCCGCCGAGGCCGGCTCACCGCTCGCCCGGGCCGTGATCGCCGAGGGCGGCCGGGCGCTCGCCGGGCTCGTCGTACGGCTGGCCGCGCGCGGGGTCCCGGTGGACGACGTGGTCGTGGCGGGCGGCACGGTGCTCGCCCAGAGCGCGCTGTACGAGGCGTTCACCGCCGCGCTCGCCGAGTCCCTGCCCGGGACCCGGACACAGCCGCTGCGGGTACCGCCCGTCGAGGGGGCGCTCGCCCTGGCCCGTTCGCTTCCGTGA
- a CDS encoding phosphatase PAP2 family protein, with protein MSSAGHRSPATVDRRGFLTTSLGASAGLLAAPAFASWLGAADARAATGFAAFVDDYKSNVTANLTPETNAVVRILGGMAKVWKTGDAWNTGLVLDREVLRANMRYCARVTRARTEAQAKEAFLYDRRHQSYAMIAGLGPLGGLYKAGAKAVTSITTAPDGTPPGKINDTLPADAPAGSALGAGSYDSDLGQVARLVDTVRGPFASGNPGKFAFQYPRPWRMNEDSEVVDTGTKDALGYPVYDSDVVVAPQLLRQRSENAQEDGGFPSGHTNAFHLAGLAYAYAVPERFQELVTRAFELSHSRIMSGMHSTVDVIGGRIMATALTAATLADPANAELKAAARAQALAYFTRRTGTTADTLYAYAHPGAGDAYADREANSRAVTPRLTYVLPRRGRKDPLTVPKGAEVLLETRLPYLSAAQRREVLRTTALPSGYVLLDGFEQWGRLNLFAAADGYGAFDRDVTVTLDAAAGGFHAADSWRNAIEGDGGLTKRGSGTLTLTGHNRYRGGTVLKSGTLVAASPNALGEGDVRVTGGTLRAAGVLRVRGSYVQEGESTLELPLRRNHGPALTVGRRALLGRGSVLSLRLDAERPPVAGTTVPVLAAGQLRGRFDRVELDSETLHAVPLHTADGLSVRLVRR; from the coding sequence ATGTCATCAGCCGGGCACCGCTCCCCCGCCACCGTCGACAGGCGGGGCTTCCTCACGACCTCCCTCGGTGCGTCGGCGGGCCTGCTCGCCGCACCGGCCTTCGCGTCCTGGCTCGGCGCCGCGGACGCCCGGGCCGCCACGGGCTTCGCCGCGTTCGTCGACGACTACAAGTCGAACGTCACCGCGAACCTCACCCCGGAGACCAACGCCGTCGTCCGGATCCTGGGCGGTATGGCGAAGGTGTGGAAGACCGGCGACGCCTGGAACACCGGCCTGGTCCTGGACCGCGAGGTACTGCGCGCCAACATGCGCTACTGCGCCCGCGTCACCCGGGCCCGCACCGAGGCGCAGGCGAAGGAGGCCTTCCTCTACGACCGCCGGCATCAGAGCTACGCCATGATCGCCGGCCTCGGTCCGCTCGGGGGCCTGTACAAGGCGGGCGCCAAGGCGGTCACCTCGATCACCACCGCCCCGGACGGCACACCTCCGGGGAAGATCAACGACACCCTGCCCGCCGACGCCCCGGCCGGATCCGCCCTCGGGGCGGGCTCGTACGACTCGGACCTCGGCCAGGTGGCGAGGCTGGTCGACACCGTGCGCGGGCCGTTCGCCTCGGGCAACCCGGGCAAGTTCGCCTTCCAGTACCCGCGCCCGTGGCGGATGAACGAGGACAGCGAGGTCGTCGACACCGGCACGAAGGACGCGCTCGGCTACCCGGTCTACGACTCGGACGTGGTCGTGGCCCCGCAGCTGCTGCGCCAGCGCTCCGAGAACGCGCAGGAGGACGGCGGCTTCCCCAGCGGCCACACCAACGCCTTCCACCTGGCCGGGCTGGCCTACGCGTACGCGGTGCCCGAACGGTTCCAGGAGCTGGTGACGCGGGCGTTCGAGCTCAGCCACAGCCGGATCATGTCGGGCATGCACTCCACCGTCGACGTCATCGGCGGCCGGATCATGGCCACCGCCCTGACGGCCGCGACGCTGGCCGACCCGGCGAACGCCGAACTCAAGGCGGCCGCCCGCGCCCAGGCCCTCGCCTACTTCACGCGGCGGACCGGCACGACGGCCGACACCCTCTACGCCTACGCCCACCCGGGCGCCGGGGACGCCTACGCCGACCGCGAGGCCAACTCCCGTGCGGTGACGCCCCGGTTGACGTACGTCCTGCCGCGCCGCGGCCGCAAGGACCCGCTGACCGTGCCGAAGGGCGCGGAGGTGCTGCTGGAGACACGGCTGCCGTATCTGAGCGCGGCCCAGCGTCGCGAGGTGCTGCGGACGACCGCGCTGCCGTCCGGGTACGTCCTGCTGGACGGCTTCGAGCAGTGGGGCCGGCTGAACCTGTTCGCCGCGGCGGACGGTTACGGGGCCTTCGACCGGGACGTCACCGTGACACTGGACGCGGCGGCCGGGGGCTTCCACGCGGCCGACAGCTGGCGCAACGCCATCGAGGGCGACGGCGGCCTGACCAAGCGCGGCTCGGGCACGCTCACCCTGACGGGCCACAACCGCTACCGCGGCGGGACCGTCCTGAAGTCCGGCACGCTGGTCGCCGCGTCGCCGAACGCCCTGGGCGAGGGCGACGTCCGGGTCACGGGCGGCACGCTCCGCGCGGCCGGGGTCCTGCGGGTGCGCGGCTCCTACGTCCAGGAGGGCGAGTCGACGCTGGAGCTGCCGCTGCGCAGGAATCACGGCCCGGCCCTCACGGTGGGCCGTCGGGCTCTGCTGGGCCGGGGCAGCGTGCTGTCGCTGCGGCTCGACGCCGAGCGGCCGCCGGTCGCGGGGACGACGGTTCCCGTCCTGGCCGCCGGGCAGCTGCGCGGCCGGTTCGACCGGGTCGAGCTGGACTCCGAGACGCTGCATGCCGTGCCCCTCCACACGGCTGACGGTCTGTCGGTGCGACTCGTGCGACGGTAG
- a CDS encoding DUF3662 domain-containing protein, translating to MSALSALEQTLENRWGALWARLRDKEPVEVLDALQRECDDNAVVCREGRVMVPNAYDVELPDDVHEHLTRTGTDVGQALTDSLSRHAERRGYEFAGPLAVHVARCPDVPNGRYRVASRVMRHVSADGFFHAMH from the coding sequence ATGAGCGCGCTGAGTGCGCTGGAACAGACCCTGGAGAACCGGTGGGGCGCGCTGTGGGCGCGGCTGCGCGACAAGGAACCGGTCGAGGTCCTCGACGCCCTGCAACGCGAGTGCGACGACAACGCCGTGGTGTGCCGTGAGGGCCGCGTCATGGTCCCCAACGCCTACGACGTGGAACTGCCCGATGACGTGCACGAGCATCTGACGCGCACCGGCACCGACGTGGGACAGGCCCTCACCGACAGCCTGTCCCGCCACGCGGAACGCCGCGGTTACGAGTTCGCCGGCCCCCTGGCGGTCCACGTGGCGCGGTGCCCCGACGTGCCCAACGGCCGCTACCGGGTGGCCTCCAGGGTCATGCGGCACGTGAGCGCGGACGGGTTCTTCCACGCGATGCACTGA
- a CDS encoding ArnT family glycosyltransferase, producing the protein MRDLWTAPAVPRPVSLSPPAPAEPARRPGSRWAVRLLVAVLLARMAFAMVTTAVQQTPTIDEPVYVGAAAEYLLEHRLRHNPEHPPLGKLVIGAGVALADPHLDPAFAGDQGQLGRHLLYESGNDPWRLMLWARLPVIALTLSFGLVVFAFGRELAGPVAGSAALALYCFSPDVIAHGSLATLDVPAAGFVLTSAWLVWRARRRPRLYVPLAGVALGAALATKMSTLPAVPVLMALAAVSVWKASGGKRYRAVAAAGGVALVAVAVVWVTYLTVDPLLRWTPQQHVPVVHGLRGQLVRFLPFPEAYRDGMRVQFGLENRPWQGFLFGRLYDGSLWYYLPAALLVKTPLGMLALWAAGAAAAVAIPRLRPAAPYVLAAPLVLLVAAMQGSRDFGTRYAVFLPLFLAVAAGCVLVVRRRWVSVGVAVLVVFAAVSSARAHPYYLPYSNEAFGGPGRTREWLHDSNVDWGQDLGRLADRLRDRYPGERVWLVYKGSGVPSYYGIEASDPRRVPVQAVRGLLVVSDSAAAKASGRLAELIGDSRPVDDIGHSITVYRR; encoded by the coding sequence ATGAGGGACCTCTGGACGGCTCCCGCCGTTCCCCGGCCCGTGTCGCTCTCGCCCCCGGCACCGGCTGAACCCGCGCGGCGGCCGGGCAGTCGGTGGGCGGTGCGGCTCCTGGTGGCCGTCCTGCTCGCCCGGATGGCCTTCGCGATGGTCACGACCGCCGTGCAGCAGACCCCGACGATCGACGAACCGGTGTACGTGGGCGCGGCCGCGGAGTATCTGCTCGAGCACCGGCTGCGGCACAACCCCGAGCATCCGCCGCTGGGCAAGCTGGTCATCGGTGCCGGGGTCGCCCTAGCGGATCCGCACCTCGACCCGGCCTTCGCCGGGGACCAGGGGCAGTTGGGCCGGCATCTGCTGTACGAGTCGGGCAACGACCCCTGGCGGCTGATGCTGTGGGCACGCCTTCCGGTGATCGCGCTGACCCTGTCGTTCGGGCTGGTGGTGTTCGCCTTCGGCCGTGAACTGGCCGGGCCCGTCGCCGGATCGGCCGCGCTGGCGCTGTACTGCTTCTCCCCCGACGTCATCGCCCACGGCTCGCTGGCGACGCTCGATGTGCCGGCCGCCGGGTTCGTGCTGACCTCGGCATGGCTGGTGTGGCGGGCGCGCCGGAGGCCGCGGCTGTACGTGCCGCTCGCGGGGGTGGCACTCGGCGCCGCGTTGGCGACGAAGATGAGTACGTTGCCGGCGGTGCCGGTACTGATGGCACTAGCCGCGGTGTCGGTGTGGAAGGCCTCCGGAGGCAAGCGGTACCGGGCTGTGGCCGCGGCGGGAGGCGTTGCCCTGGTCGCGGTCGCCGTCGTGTGGGTCACGTATCTGACGGTCGATCCGCTGCTGCGCTGGACTCCGCAGCAGCACGTGCCCGTGGTGCACGGCCTGCGGGGGCAGCTGGTCCGGTTCCTGCCCTTCCCGGAGGCCTACCGGGACGGCATGCGCGTGCAGTTCGGGCTGGAGAACCGGCCCTGGCAGGGCTTTCTGTTCGGGCGGCTGTACGACGGATCGCTCTGGTACTACCTGCCGGCGGCGCTGCTGGTGAAGACCCCGTTGGGGATGCTCGCGCTGTGGGCCGCGGGCGCCGCGGCCGCCGTCGCGATCCCGCGCCTGCGGCCCGCCGCACCGTATGTGCTCGCCGCTCCGCTGGTGCTGCTGGTCGCCGCCATGCAGGGGTCGCGCGACTTCGGAACCCGGTACGCCGTCTTCCTGCCGCTGTTCCTCGCGGTCGCGGCGGGGTGCGTGCTCGTGGTGCGGCGGCGGTGGGTGTCCGTGGGGGTGGCCGTGCTGGTGGTCTTCGCCGCCGTCAGTTCGGCGCGGGCTCATCCCTACTATCTGCCCTACTCCAACGAGGCGTTCGGGGGTCCGGGCAGGACCCGGGAGTGGCTGCACGACTCCAACGTGGACTGGGGGCAGGACCTCGGGCGGCTCGCGGACCGGCTCCGCGACCGGTACCCGGGTGAGCGGGTGTGGCTCGTCTACAAGGGCAGTGGGGTGCCGTCGTACTACGGCATCGAGGCCTCGGATCCCCGACGCGTGCCCGTCCAGGCGGTGCGGGGGCTGCTGGTCGTGTCGGACTCGGCGGCGGCCAAGGCCTCGGGGCGGCTGGCCGAACTGATCGGCGACAGCCGCCCCGTCGATGACATCGGGCACTCGATCACGGTGTACCGCCGTTGA